From the genome of Hyperolius riggenbachi isolate aHypRig1 chromosome 9, aHypRig1.pri, whole genome shotgun sequence, one region includes:
- the LOC137532405 gene encoding E3 ubiquitin-protein ligase TRIM39-like, which translates to MASADLSKELDCPICLEIYTDPVMLRCGHNYCRVCIDQVLESQEGSAGYSCPECREKYKERPALHRNFALRNIAERFQSPQPVQEENGVCCTYCVDSPVPAVMSCLLCDASMCDKHLRAHSKAPEHVLCAPTTSPESRKCSIHKEILKYYCTEDAACVCVSCYVIGGHVGHKMMSLYEASEEKKKKLRKDLQTLMAETEEAEKRVQSLEERRRRAQADDVAERFTSLFRDLRRRLEELEKRVLGDITRQAQSYDDIIRQLEIKKEELSRKMRHIEKLCNLTDPLTVLQESDTGDLCDTEDRHDKQLHDGGDLDVAIISHTLHTAISDIMFGVTGGICIQPADLLLDVNTANNWLQISDDRKTASWSQWLKRPKTRERFQRYPQVLSSRGFSSGRHYWEVDVGGSERWIVGMCYPGIARRGEQSVIGDNVKSWCLCRDLGNQCSVRHDRKAIQLPDGIPSDRVRIYLDYEAGEISFYALCDPIRHLHTFTATFTAPLYAALCVGIGYHIKISGVSQGV; encoded by the coding sequence ATGGCGTCTGCTGATCTGAGCAAGGAGCTGGATTGTCCCATCTGTCTGGAGatttatacagatcctgtaaTGCTGAGATGTGGTCACAACTACTGCCGGGTCTGTATTGATCAGGTGCTGGAGTCACAGGAGGGGTCTGCAGGTTATTCCTGTCCTGAATGtagagagaagtacaaggagCGGCCTGCATTACACAGGAACTTTGCTCTGAGGAACATAGCAGAGCGGTTCCAGTCTCCTCAGCCAGttcaggaggagaatggagtctgCTGTACTTACTGTGTGGATTCTCCTGTACCTGCTGTTATGTCCTGTCTGCTGTGTGACGCTTCTATGTGTGATAAACACCTGAGAGCCCACAGCAAGGCACCAGAACACGTCTTATGTGCCCCCACCACCTCCCCGGAGTCCAGGAAATGCTCCATCCATAAAGAAATACTgaagtattactgcactgaggatgctgcctgtgtctgtgtgtcctgctATGTGATCGGGGGACATGTAGGACATAAGATGATGTCACTGTATGAGGCCtctgaggagaagaagaagaagctgagaAAAGATCTGCAGACACTGATGGCAGAGACTGAGGAGGctgagaaaagagtccagagtctggaggaacgcaGGAGAAGAGCACAAGCAGATGATGTAGCAGAAAGATTCACTTccctgtttagagacctcaggagacGTCTGGAGGAGCTGGAGAAGAGAGTCCTGGGTGACATCACAAGGCAGGCACAATCCTATGATGACATCATCAGACAGCTGGAGATAAAGAaggaggagctgtccaggaagatgcgtcacattgagAAGCTGTGTAACCtgactgatccactgactgtcttacaggaatcagacacaggtgacttgtgtgacacggaggacagacatgataagcagctccatgatggaggggatctggatgtggccatcatctcacacacattacatacagcAATATCTGATATCATGTTTGGGGTAACTGGTGGGATCTGTATACAGCCTGCAGACTTATTactggatgtaaacacagctaATAATTGGCTACAAATATCAGATgacaggaaaactgcatcctGGTCACAATGGCTTAAGCGTCCAAAAACACGGGAGAGATTTCAGCGTTATCCTCAGGTATTGAGCAGCCGGGgtttctcctcagggcgacattactgggaagtggatgttgggggATCAGAGAGATGGATAGTCGGGATGTGTTACCCCGGTATAGCCAGGAGAGGAGAGCAGTCAGTGATTGGAGACAATGTCAAGTCCTGGTGTTTGTGCAGGGATTTGGGTAATCAGTGCTCAGTGAGACATGACAGGAAAGCTATCCAGTTACCTGATGGGATCCCCAGTGATAGAGTCCggatatatctggattatgaggccggggagatctccttttatgccctgtgtgaccccatcagacacctccacacattcactgccaccttcactgCACCACTatatgctgcattatgtgtaggAATAGGTTATCATATAAAGATATCTGGGGTGAGTCAGGGGGTGTGA